ATCGGGATGGTCAGCAGCGTGCTGAGCTATCGGGTTCCCGCGGAGGAGACGGCTTTGGAAACGGTTCTCAGTGGAGAAGCGGCCCAACTCGGGTTTTGGAGTCGATCCGAGACGGTGAATGGGGCGAAGGCACTGCAGTGTCTGGAGGAGATGGGCGTGCGACGCTTGGCGGATCGTCGTTGGGCGGTTCTCAGCCAAGGAGAGCGGCAGAAGGTATTTATCGCGCGGGCATTGATGCAGGATCCGGCTATGTTGATCCTGGATGAGCCCTGCGCCGGACTTGATCCGGTGGCTCGGGAGCAATTTCTGGTAAGTCTTCGTAAACTCGCCCAGCGCGAAAGTGGACCGACTCTGCTCTTTGTGACCCATCACGTGGAGGAAATCTTTCCGGAGATCAGCCATGTTTTGGTCCTACAAGAAGGAAGGGTTCTCGGGGCGGGAGTGAAAGAGGATGTATTGGAATCGGAACTCTTGAGTCGAGCCTTTGGAGCTCCAGTGACGGTAGAAAATTGGGGGCAAGACCGCTGGCGGCTTACACCTAATTGATTCTGATGGAGGGATTGGTTTTTTGAATCGATTTTCGGCTCTGATTTGAGCAGGTTAGGGTTGAAAATACGGGAGAGCTGATCATTTTATTCTTAGCCGGGAACGTCCTTCCGGCGAGGTTTTAGATTTTTCCCCGGTGAGACCCAAAAGTATTCGCACTGCACTCGTCCTCGCGTTTGCCGGGGTAGTTGCGATTGTTCTCGCTCAAGGGATTCTGAGCTACTGGAAAGGCTTTCGGGCCGAGTATATCATGGCGAAGTCGTACCATTCTTCCTTCGCGGAGGAAGTTGCTGCAGACAATATGCTTAAAGCTGCTCATGATATTCGAGTAAACATTCGTTCGCCTGAAAAACACGGAGAAGTCGGCGAGGAGATTTCTCAATTCCTTGAGGGAGTTGGAGAATCGATCCGAGCCACGCGGGCTTCATTGGATTCCGTGAAATATCTTGGAAAGGAAGATCGGGTCGCCGAAGAAGAGGCAGAAATTGTATTACTCGGCTCATTGCAGCGATTTGGTGATGAAATGGCGGGGATATGGCAGGAAGCTACGTCAGTGGGCGTCGACGTGGGCGTGAGTGTTCAGGAGCGAGTTATCGGGATCGTCGAGAGAGAGGTGCTTCCCCGTCTTTATGCATACAGGGAGCATTCACGGGAGGACTTGGCCCGGGAAGGGAATGATATCCTGAAGGTGGTCTCGGGATTCGGCACCCTCCTTTTTTCTGCAATCTTGATTTGCCTCTTTATCTCAGTCGTAGCGGGTTTCTTCCTTTACCGGCGGATTATTGGCCCGGTCAACGAAATCACCCGGGACGTCGAGAAACTCAGTGCCGTAAATGCCGAGGGCAGAATTGCGCCCACGGGTGCGAAGGAGATGGACCGCCTGGGCACTTCGTTCAATGCCTTGATGGATTCGTTGGAGGAAGCGAACCGGAAGCGAGACGAATTAAAAGAACTGGCAGAGAAGAGGAGCCATGAATTGAGCAGAGTCCTGGAGCTCATTCCAGACATCGTGTGTGCGGTCGATTTTTCGGGCCGACTGGTTGAAGTGAATCGAGGATTCGAAAGGGTTTTGGGTTATTCACGGGAAGAGGTGATGGCCACGAATATTTTCGATTTGATTCATCCTGACGATCGGGAGGCCGCCGTCGTCGAGACGGAATCGATTCTGGTCGAGGGGAGAGTGGTGAGGGCTTTTGAAAATCGCTATCGTCACAAGAATGGTGAGTGGCGCAACTTTTCGTGGAGTGCTGATCCATCGATGGAGGAGGGGATCATCTATGCGATCGGGAGAGACGTTACCGATCAGGTCCGTGCGCGCGAAGAGGAGGAAAAGTCGTTCGAGAAAGCTCTTCAATCAAGGCAAGCGCTGATCCGAGTGCGCGATTCGGTTCAATCGGATCGGCAAAAATTTTTCGAACAGGTTACGGAAGCTTGCGTGGAGATCCTCGAAGTCGATCGGGCGAGTGTGTGGCAGTTTGTCGAGGAAACGAATCAAGCCGTGCGGATCGATCTGTATGAGCCCAAGGAAAATGCGCATGGGGCAGAGTTCACGATCTCTCTCGATGACTATCCGACCTATTTTAAGGCCATCAAGCGACTGGCTCCTCTCGCAGTTGAGGATGTCTACTCGGATCCGGTCACTCGGGAGTTTGCCGAAAAGGAGTATCGCCCGTTGGGGATTTGTTCGATTCTGGATGTCCCAATTCGTGCGGGAGGAACGCTCTCCGGAATTCTTTCCTGCGAGCAGGTGGGGGAATCGCGTTCTTGGACGGATTCGGATGTGAAGTTTCTCTCAGAAATCGTCGGGTCAGTATTGCTCCAGTTCGAGTTCGAGGAGCGCAATGAGGCAGAGAGGAAATTGCGGGCGAGTGAAGAATATAACCGTTCGATCGTCGAGAATTCCGAGGACTGCTTGAAGGTGCTTTCACTGGACGGCCGACTCTTGGATATGGCTGATCCAGGGAAGAGGATCATGGAAGTCTCGGATTTTGAAGAGATTCGCAATTCGGACTGGCCTGCGTTTTGGAGTGAGCCCTACCGGACTGAAGTGAGAAAAGCAGTCAAGACAGCGGCGGGGGGGAAGGTCGTCCGTTTCCGGGGACAATGCCCGACGATGGGAGGAAGACACCGGTGGTGGGATGTGATTGTCTCCCCCATCATGGATGCCTCAGGCGAAGTCTATCGGTTGCTTGCGGTCTCGCGGGACGTGACCGAGCAGAAAGAGGCGGAACAGCAGTTGGAGGAATTCAACGAGAGCCTCGAGCAGGAGGTCATGAAGAGAACGACCGAGCTGGTCTCCAGTGAGGAGCGGTTCCGGATGATGATCGAGCAAGTGAAAGACTATGCGATCTTCATGCTGGATCCAGAGGGGAAGGTCGTGACCTGGAATGCGGGAGCCGAGAGGTTGATGAATTTTCGGCAGGAGGAGATTCTGGGGAGGCACTATTCCGTTTTCTACTCGGAAAACGATGTGAAAGAGGGGTTGCCCGAGCATTTCCTGGAAATTGCCCGCGAGAAGGGACGATATCGGCTCGAAGGGTGGCATATCCGCAAAGACGGGTCCCGCTTTTGGGCGGAGGTTATGATTTCCTCGATATACGCTCCAGACGGCAAGATGCGGGGATTCGTTAAAGTGACCCGGGATTTGACCGAGCGCCGCGAAGCCGATCAGGCTCTGAAGAAGGCGTTTCAAGCCCAGAAAGAACTCACGCGCAAGGCCCAGGCAGGAGAAAGGGCGAAGAGCGATTTTCTTGCGGTGATGAGCCATGAGTTGAGAACTCCTATGAACGGCATCATTGGCTTTTCGGAGCTCCTCTTGGGGTCTTCTGATCTTTCCGACGAGGATCGGGATTTTGTCGAGACGCTCAGTGAAAGTAGTCACGGTCTCTTGCGCATCCTCGATGATATTCTGGACTTTATCAGCAGCGAATCGGGAACGATGCATATCGAGAAAGCGCCGTTCCAACCGCGTAAACTTTTGGAAGAGGTTCGTTTGGTGATTTCGCCGTTGGCGGCGAAGAAAGGTCTGGCACTCCTTCTCGATGTGGGAGAGGAAGTTCCCGATAAATTAGATTCTGATGGGGCGCGTCTCCGGCAGATCATGATGAACCTGCTGGGCAATGCCGTGAAATTCACCAAGGAAGGATCCGTTCGGCTCTCGATGAATCGGCTGGAGAAGGAGGGAGATGAATTGTGGTGGAGAATCTCCGTCGAGGACACCGGGCCTGGCATCCCCAAGTCTCAGCGAGAAGAGGTTTTTGATCCCTTCTACCAGGCAGATTCCGGTTCCTCGCGCCGTTTCGATGGCTCTGGGTTGGGCTTGTCGATTTCCCGGAGACTGGCTGAACTGATGGGCGGGACCTTGGAATTGGATAGCGGGGCCGAGATGGGTTCGACTTTTGTTTTGAATCTTCCGATGAAACGGGCTGAGCCGGAGAAGAATGAAGGTTCCAAGAATGGCAGCTCCGAAGAGGTTCAGGAGAAATTGCTGGCTTCGGAGATTCCTCTGAAAATCATGGTCGTTGAGGATAATCTCGTGAACCGGAAGATGATGATGACCCTCTTGTCGAAACTCGGTTACGATCCAATTTTTGCGAAAGACGGGAAAGAAGCTCTGGATGTCTACAAAACCTCGCGACCTCAATGCATCTTCATGGACCTGCAGATGCCGGAAATGAATGGCGTTGAAGCGACGGAGGCGATTCGGAAGTTCGAGGACGAAGAGAAATGGGCACCGGCCTTCATTTCCGCGCTGACCGCCAATACGGTGATTGCCGATCGAACCCGCTGCTTTCAGGCGGGAATGTCTTTCTACCTGAACAAGCCGGTCCGCCGGAATACGGTGATTGCCGTTCTGATGCAGGCCGAGGAATTTTTGAAAGAAAACGCGACGGGCTGAGTCGGCAGAGCAATCACAGGATCGCGGCGGGGGAAGGGAATCAATCCGTCCTCCGATCTCTCCTCGTTGCAGGCGGTTGGGCCGGGTCAGGGCTTAAGGCCGCGAAAGAAAGTATCAAAGGTCAGGTCGAAGGGGATCGCCTTTTGGCCTTTGGCGCGGAGGTAGTTGTAATAAAGTCCGGTGAAGAGCGCGTAGAGCGCTTCGGAAGCTTCACTGGGTTCGATTTCCGGGCGAAGCTGTCCGAGAGCCTGTGCCTTTTGCAGCTGTTCGGTGATGATCTCTGAGCAGCTGCTGACTTTTTCCTCTTCCATCTCTTGGACTTTCTCCATCTCTTCGCGCCCATCGCACCGGAGGTAGATCCAATGCACCTTACAGGCTCGCTCGTCGTTGGCCAGCTTGTGGATGGCGCTCTTTGACCAGCGTTTGAGAGCTTCCAGAGGATCCTGCAAATCCATTTCCGCAAGTTCCTTGCGGATGGTTTCTGCCGGGAGGCGCACACTTTCCATCAGTCGGGCGATGATCTCTCCCTTGTTCTTAAAGTGGTGATAGACCGCGCCTCGAGTGACGCCACAGCTCTCGGCAATTCCCTGCAAGGTCGTGCGGGCTACTCCGTGGCGAAGAAACTCCTCAATCGCAGCTTCAAGAATTGCTGCGTGGGTTTGTTCGGACTCGTCTTTCGTTCTTCGTGGCATGGGTAAAAAATAACAATTTCCGTTTGACCTTCTTATGAAGCAGGGCAATCTGCAATCAAAATCATACATCCATGAATGTATCTAAAAAACATCTTTTGAAAATTTCTCTTTTCACGGCGACGAGTTCGCTTGCAGCAATTCTGGCGGGATGCTCGCACGAATCCGGGGATTCGGCGCATGCCGGTGGTCCGGGAGCTGGGGGACCGCCCCGGGTCGACGTGGTGAAGGTCGCGCCGGAGACGATTGAGTGGAATCAATCTTACCCGGGTCGGGTAGAAGGGTTGCGCCGCATTGTGATTCGGCCCCGAGTGGGCGGGTTGATTCTCAACCGCGAATTTGAGGAGGGGAACGTTGTCGAGAAGGATGAGGTGCTTTTTCAGATCGATCCGGATCCTTACGAGGTGACTCTCCGCCAAGCCCAGGCCCAGGCAGAGAGAGCCCAGGCGAATTTTCGTCAGGCTGAGCGTGAATGGACCCGGGCGAAAAAGCTTTTCGATACGGACGCCTTGAGTGAGCGTCAGCGGGATCAGAGCCAGTCGGATTACGAACTCGCCAAGGCGGATGTCGCCGTGGCCGATGCGGCGGTTGCCGAAGCTCAGTTGCAGCTCGATTATACGGAAGTTAAGAGTCCGGAGACCGGAGTCACCGGGCTGGAAGAATTTCCTGAGGGCAGTTTGGTCAATGAGGGCGAGCGCCTAACCGAGGTTACTCAAATCGATCCTTTCTACGTTCTCTTCTCCTTGCCGGAAGGGGATCCGGCCTTCGCGACCGTTCTCGATCAGCGAGACGACTCGGCGGACTATGAACTGAAGATGCGACTGCGAAGTGGAGCGGTCTTTTCCGAGGAGGGGAAGATCAACTTCGTGGCCAGCCGAATCGACGACCAGACCGGTACGGTCCGCGTCCGGGCTGAATTCTCGAACCCGGACCATCAGGTCCTTCCCGGCCAGTTTGTGCGGGTCTTTTTTGACGGTCTGAATCTAAAGGGCAGCTATGTCATTCCGGAAGATGCGGTCTTGACCACGGCGAACGGCAGCTTGGTTTACGTCGTTGGCGAAGGCAATGTGGTCACGCCTCGCCCGGTTCAACTGGGACCGGTGATCAAGAAGGGACAAGTCGTGCAAGGGGGGCTCTCCGAAGGAGACCGTGTCGTGACTTCTTCGCTGATTCGAATTCGTCCCGGGCAGGAAATCCAGCCGATCGAGAAGAAGATGGAAGGCGACTCCTCGGCGATGGAAAGTTCTTCTGCCGCGGATACGGAATCGTCGCAGGGAGGTGAAAATTCCGCACCTGAGAAACCACAAACAGAAGCGCAGGAATAACGTTCGCGTTAATCCAACACCTTTTCCAAAAACATGTTCTCAAGATTTTTTATCGACCGTCCGGTATTCGCGACGGTGCTGTCCATCGTCATCATCCTGGCGGGTGTCGCCTCGATGGTCAGCCTTCCGATTTCGCAATACCCCGAGATCGTTCCTCCTGAAGTTTCCGTAAGTGCCCGCTATCCAGGGGCCAACGCAAACACCATCTCCGAGACCGTCGCTTCCCCGCTGGAACAGCAGATCAACGGGGTCGACGATATGATTTATATCCGATCGACTGCTTCGGACGATGGGTCTCTCGGGATTTCGGTTACTTTCGAAGTCGGCACGGATCCGGATCAGAACACGATCAACGTCAACAACCGTGTGCAGGCCGCCCTTTCGCAGTTGCCGGAGGAGGTTCAGCGTCAAGGGGTGACGGTCCGCAAGCAATCATCGACGATTCTTCAGGTGGTGAATCTTTTTTCGCCGGACGGACAATATCAGCCGTTGTTTCTTTCCAACTACGCTTTGTTGAACGTCCTCGACGAGCTCAAGCGGGTCAAGGGAGTGGGGGATGCGTCACTCTTCGGTCAGCTCAATTATTCGATGCGTGTCTGGCTCCGGCCCGACAAGCTCGCGGAGTATGATATGACTCCCGTCGATGTCTCGACCGCGATTCGTGAGCAGAATTCTCAATTCGCCGCGGGTAAATTTGGAGCCGAGCCATCCTCTTCGAATCCAGCTTTTACCTATACGGTCACGACTCCGGGACGTCTGGTCGACAAGAGTGAATTTGAGGATATCATTCTCCGCTCGGACGATACGGGGGGAATTCTCCGGTTGGGAGACGTGGCTCGCATTGAGCTCGGATCCCAGGCCTATTCGCAAGAGTCTTCGCTGAACGGTCAGCCCGCTGTGGCCATGGGGATTTATCTCCAACCGGGAGCGAATGCGTTGTCGACCGCCGAGGCGGTTCGCAATCGCTTGGAAGAGCTTTCGAAGACCTTCCCGACCGGGGTGGAGTTTGCGATACCATTCGACACGACCCGTTTTGTTGATGTCGCGGTCGAAGGGGTGATCCATACTTTTGTCGAGGCCTGTCTGCTCGTGATCTTGGTGGTCTTTATCTTTCTGCAGAGCTGGAGGGCGACTCTCATTCCTCTGTTGGCCGTACCGATTTCGATTATTGGGACCTTTGCCGGAATGTCGGCGCTCGGGTTCTCCATTAACCTTTTGACGCTCTTCGGGCTCATTCTCGCCATCGGGATTGTGGTCGATGACGCGATTATCGTCTTGGAGAATGTGGAGCGTATCATGCGGACGGAGAAGAAGTCTCCGAGGGATGCT
The sequence above is drawn from the Puniceicoccus vermicola genome and encodes:
- a CDS encoding efflux RND transporter periplasmic adaptor subunit translates to MNVSKKHLLKISLFTATSSLAAILAGCSHESGDSAHAGGPGAGGPPRVDVVKVAPETIEWNQSYPGRVEGLRRIVIRPRVGGLILNREFEEGNVVEKDEVLFQIDPDPYEVTLRQAQAQAERAQANFRQAEREWTRAKKLFDTDALSERQRDQSQSDYELAKADVAVADAAVAEAQLQLDYTEVKSPETGVTGLEEFPEGSLVNEGERLTEVTQIDPFYVLFSLPEGDPAFATVLDQRDDSADYELKMRLRSGAVFSEEGKINFVASRIDDQTGTVRVRAEFSNPDHQVLPGQFVRVFFDGLNLKGSYVIPEDAVLTTANGSLVYVVGEGNVVTPRPVQLGPVIKKGQVVQGGLSEGDRVVTSSLIRIRPGQEIQPIEKKMEGDSSAMESSSAADTESSQGGENSAPEKPQTEAQE
- a CDS encoding PAS domain S-box protein: MRPKSIRTALVLAFAGVVAIVLAQGILSYWKGFRAEYIMAKSYHSSFAEEVAADNMLKAAHDIRVNIRSPEKHGEVGEEISQFLEGVGESIRATRASLDSVKYLGKEDRVAEEEAEIVLLGSLQRFGDEMAGIWQEATSVGVDVGVSVQERVIGIVEREVLPRLYAYREHSREDLAREGNDILKVVSGFGTLLFSAILICLFISVVAGFFLYRRIIGPVNEITRDVEKLSAVNAEGRIAPTGAKEMDRLGTSFNALMDSLEEANRKRDELKELAEKRSHELSRVLELIPDIVCAVDFSGRLVEVNRGFERVLGYSREEVMATNIFDLIHPDDREAAVVETESILVEGRVVRAFENRYRHKNGEWRNFSWSADPSMEEGIIYAIGRDVTDQVRAREEEEKSFEKALQSRQALIRVRDSVQSDRQKFFEQVTEACVEILEVDRASVWQFVEETNQAVRIDLYEPKENAHGAEFTISLDDYPTYFKAIKRLAPLAVEDVYSDPVTREFAEKEYRPLGICSILDVPIRAGGTLSGILSCEQVGESRSWTDSDVKFLSEIVGSVLLQFEFEERNEAERKLRASEEYNRSIVENSEDCLKVLSLDGRLLDMADPGKRIMEVSDFEEIRNSDWPAFWSEPYRTEVRKAVKTAAGGKVVRFRGQCPTMGGRHRWWDVIVSPIMDASGEVYRLLAVSRDVTEQKEAEQQLEEFNESLEQEVMKRTTELVSSEERFRMMIEQVKDYAIFMLDPEGKVVTWNAGAERLMNFRQEEILGRHYSVFYSENDVKEGLPEHFLEIAREKGRYRLEGWHIRKDGSRFWAEVMISSIYAPDGKMRGFVKVTRDLTERREADQALKKAFQAQKELTRKAQAGERAKSDFLAVMSHELRTPMNGIIGFSELLLGSSDLSDEDRDFVETLSESSHGLLRILDDILDFISSESGTMHIEKAPFQPRKLLEEVRLVISPLAAKKGLALLLDVGEEVPDKLDSDGARLRQIMMNLLGNAVKFTKEGSVRLSMNRLEKEGDELWWRISVEDTGPGIPKSQREEVFDPFYQADSGSSRRFDGSGLGLSISRRLAELMGGTLELDSGAEMGSTFVLNLPMKRAEPEKNEGSKNGSSEEVQEKLLASEIPLKIMVVEDNLVNRKMMMTLLSKLGYDPIFAKDGKEALDVYKTSRPQCIFMDLQMPEMNGVEATEAIRKFEDEEKWAPAFISALTANTVIADRTRCFQAGMSFYLNKPVRRNTVIAVLMQAEEFLKENATG
- a CDS encoding ABC transporter ATP-binding protein → MDESTLGYSGLRWGFDRRSRVMEFDREAMVSEDSRPVAMNEKKDQKSVVLSVEKLVLYGGNTEILKGIDWEVSRGEHWAILGANGCGKSSLLAAILAYRPAAKGEICLLGERYGRFNWPELRKRIGMVSSVLSYRVPAEETALETVLSGEAAQLGFWSRSETVNGAKALQCLEEMGVRRLADRRWAVLSQGERQKVFIARALMQDPAMLILDEPCAGLDPVAREQFLVSLRKLAQRESGPTLLFVTHHVEEIFPEISHVLVLQEGRVLGAGVKEDVLESELLSRAFGAPVTVENWGQDRWRLTPN
- a CDS encoding TetR family transcriptional regulator, which codes for MPRRTKDESEQTHAAILEAAIEEFLRHGVARTTLQGIAESCGVTRGAVYHHFKNKGEIIARLMESVRLPAETIRKELAEMDLQDPLEALKRWSKSAIHKLANDERACKVHWIYLRCDGREEMEKVQEMEEEKVSSCSEIITEQLQKAQALGQLRPEIEPSEASEALYALFTGLYYNYLRAKGQKAIPFDLTFDTFFRGLKP